In Microbacterium enclense, the DNA window CCCGAAACGCGACGGCAGTACAGTTCACGCATGCCTCCGATCGAGAACCTCCTGGCGTTCGTCGCCGCGGCGTTCGTGCTCATCGTCATCCCGGGCCCGGGCGTGCTGTTCGTGATCGGGCGCTCCATCTCACTCGGTCGCCGCGCAGGGCTGCTCAGCGTGCTCGGCAACGCGATCGGCAACATCCCCGCGATCCTCGCCACCGCCTTCGGCATCGGTGCGCTCGTCGCGTCGTCGATCGTGGCCTTCACGGTGTTGAAGGTCATCGGGGCGGCCTACCTGGTGTGGCTCGGCATCCAGGCGATCCGTCACCGCCGCGATCACGTCGCCGCTCCCGCGCCGACCCCGAAGTCTCGGTGGATCCTGTTGCGTCAAGGCTTCGTCGTCGGCGTCACGAACCCCAAGACGATTGCGTTCTTCGTCGCCGTGCTGCCCCAGTTCGTCGACCCGCACGCGGGCGCCGTGTGGCTGCAGCTCCTCACGCTCGGCATGATCTTCCAGGTGCTGGCCGTGGTCTGCGACTCGATCTGGGCCGTCGCCGCAGGCACCGCGCGCGCGTGGTTCGCGGGTTCGCCGAAGCGCCTGTCCGCACTATCGGGCACGGGCGGCTTCATGATGATCGGCCTCGGCGGCGCGCTCGCACTGACCGGCGCGAAGAGCTGACCGCCGCGAAGAGCTGACACGGGCGCCCGCCCGAGGTCCCGGGCTCGCGAGACAGCATTGCGCTCACAACTCGGCGTCAACCCGTAACGGCCTCGTCAGCGAGTCGCCGTCTCGGCTGCCGCGAAGCAGCCGGGAGCCTCCCCACACGCCATCTGGTCACCGCGGAGCGCCAAGTCACGACGCGGCCGGCCCGTTCTGCCCACGCCGACCTCAGCGCCCCCGCACGCCCAGATCAGCGGATGCCGCACCCTCGAGCCTCGTCCCATCCGGCGCGTAGCGCGAGCCGTCGACGGGGCTGTCCCAGGAGCGTTCCGCGTCGTTCCACGTCAGTGGGGCCGGGGCGACCAGGGCGCGGGTCTCTCCGTCGACAGTCGACACCGCGGCCGTGCGCAGTCCCTGCCGTGACACCACGCCCGCTCCCTCGGCGGGGCGCTCGACCGGTGCCGGAGCCGCCGCCGCGAAGGCCCTCGCGGCCACGCCGACGCGCCGTCCCGCATCGCCGATCCCTCGCCCGAGGTCAGCGGGAACGGTCATGCGCGTGCCGATCGTGCGCATCCACTGCGGGCGGTCGCTGCGCGAGACACCGCGGATCTCGTCGGCCAACCGCATCGCTGCAGCGGGGCCGTTCGTCAGGCCCCAGCCGGCGTATCCCGTGGCGAAGCGAAGGCGCCCGAGGCCTCTCGGCATCCCTCCGACGAAGGGCACGAGGTTGTGCGACTGGTAGTCCTGACCAGACCAGCGGGCGATCTCGGCACCGACCGGGAGCGTGCGGCGGGCCCAGGCGGCGAGTCCCTCGGCGAGCGCGACCTCCGACGACGCGGAGCCGACCGGATGCCGTGCCCCGGTCACCAGCAGAACGCCGCGCCCGAACGAGGACGGTGCCGCAACGACGCTGCGACCGTCGGCGCCCACCTCGCTCCACATGCCGCCGGGGGCTTCGGCATCCCCCTCCATCTCGAAGGCGATCGCCCACGAACGCCGCGCGCGCGTCTTGAGGTCGTAGAGACCCCGGCGCACGATGGGAGTGCCGGTGGCGAGCACGACGGTGTCGCCGAACATCGTGCCGTGGGCGGTGTCGACGCGACCGGTGGGGAGGGCGTGTACGTCCGTCACGCGGACGCCGGTGTGCAGCGTCGCCCCGGCCGCGAGGGCCGCGTCGGCGAGCATGCGCGAAAGCGCCGCGGGGTCGAGGGCGAGCTGGTCGTCGAGGGCGAGGGCTCGCACGGGCGTGCGTCCGCCGAGGTCGGAGGGGGCATCCTCGCGGACGGGGAGCCCCGCCTCCCGCGCGACGTCGCGGACCGCGTCGATCGCCGAATCGGTCGCGATCCCCCGACCGAAGGTGAAGGCGGTGCGCCGGTCGGCTGTGTCGCCGGCGCGCTCGGCGAGCCACTCCTGCCCCGCGCGGT includes these proteins:
- a CDS encoding LysE family translocator, whose product is MPPIENLLAFVAAAFVLIVIPGPGVLFVIGRSISLGRRAGLLSVLGNAIGNIPAILATAFGIGALVASSIVAFTVLKVIGAAYLVWLGIQAIRHRRDHVAAPAPTPKSRWILLRQGFVVGVTNPKTIAFFVAVLPQFVDPHAGAVWLQLLTLGMIFQVLAVVCDSIWAVAAGTARAWFAGSPKRLSALSGTGGFMMIGLGGALALTGAKS
- a CDS encoding FAD-dependent oxidoreductase — protein: MTSSLWHRDQTFVDGTPFEPDARHDVIVVGAGITGLSTAVMLAEAGVDVAVVDAGHVGQGATGASVGMASLLQGTTLAALRTHHPAGLVKAYVDANRAGQEWLAERAGDTADRRTAFTFGRGIATDSAIDAVRDVAREAGLPVREDAPSDLGGRTPVRALALDDQLALDPAALSRMLADAALAAGATLHTGVRVTDVHALPTGRVDTAHGTMFGDTVVLATGTPIVRRGLYDLKTRARRSWAIAFEMEGDAEAPGGMWSEVGADGRSVVAAPSSFGRGVLLVTGARHPVGSASSEVALAEGLAAWARRTLPVGAEIARWSGQDYQSHNLVPFVGGMPRGLGRLRFATGYAGWGLTNGPAAAMRLADEIRGVSRSDRPQWMRTIGTRMTVPADLGRGIGDAGRRVGVAARAFAAAAPAPVERPAEGAGVVSRQGLRTAAVSTVDGETRALVAPAPLTWNDAERSWDSPVDGSRYAPDGTRLEGAASADLGVRGR